In bacterium, the genomic window CTCGCAAGTCAAGGGAATAGTCCATCTGGTGAGCCACGCCGTCGAGAATTTGACCGACGACAACATCACGGTTACGGACGGCGAGGGCAACCTTCTGTATGGAGCGGAAAGCACGCTGGGATTCAGCGACGAGCAGCTTGCGTATAAGCGCAAGGTGGAGCGCGACCTGGAACTGAAGGCCATTAAGGTGCTTGAAAAAAGCTACGGCCAGGGAACGGTCGAAGCCGCGGCGACGGTCGAGATCGATTTCAGCAAAAGCAGCAAGCAAAGCGAGACTTACACGCCGTCGGCCGGCGATAAAGGGCTTGTAAAAACGGAACGGATGTCCGAAACCACAAAGGACTCTTCATCCGGCGAGGAAGGCGGCGTTCCCGGCACAACTTCCAATATCCCCGGCTATGTGGGTGTTGTCGGAGGTACAGGCAGCACGTCAGAAAAGGAAACCAGCTCAACAATTGACCGGACATATGACAATAACAGGGAAGTGGTCTCCACCGAACTTCCCGGCGGAACAATTGTGGGCCGCTCTATAAGCATAGTAATTACCGACCCCGAGTTCAGCGAGCAGAAGCGAAGCGAGGCGGAGCTGCTTGTCGCGAGCGCGATCGGTGCAAGAATTACCGAGGGCGACAAGATTGTGGTGACCGGAAAACCGCCTGCCCCCGTGACGCCGGTTCAAGCCGAAGTCGTGGGCAGGGCGGTGGGAAGGCAAAAACTGGATGATTACATCCGGTACGGCCTTGCCGCGCTGATCGTGATTATTTCTTTGCTGGTGCTTCGCGGAATGGTTAATTCGTTCTCTCCGAACATCAAGATGGCATTCGAGGCGATGGACATTGCCGAAGAGGTGCCGCGGCTCGACCTCGCGATTACCTCTGCGGAAGAAGAGCGTGCCGATGTGGACGTATACGGCGTCCGCAGGATTAAGGAGATTCCGCGAACCAAACAACAACAGATGAAAGACGAGATAATTCTTCAGGTGCGGGACGATCCAACGGAAGTAGTGAAAATCATTCGAAACTGGCTTTTGGAGGATTAGAGGATTGACAGACGGCTTCAAACTTGAGTGTCCGTGCAAAACGGGATAATTGATGTTATATTTTCAGTTGTTATCCGGGGCGGGCGCCCGCTCCACACCCGTGCGAGGATCCGTTGGTCGCGGTAAAGGACTTAACCGGAAAGCAGAAGATTGCCATTCTCCTCATCACCTTGGGGGAGGAAGCCGCGAGCACAATCCTCAATTCTCTTTCGCAGGAGGAAGTCGAAGACATTACGCTTGAGCTGGCGAGCATGAAAAGCGTGCCTCCGGAGTTGCAGGATCCGGTACTGGAGGAGTTTTACGAAATGCTGCTCGCGCAGAGTTACATAAGCCAGGGCGGGGTGGGTTATGCAAAGGGAGTGCTGGATAGGGCGCTTGGCTCGGATCGGGCGAACGAGATCTTGACCAAGCTTTCCGGAATTATCCGTTCCACGCCGTTCGATTTCCTGCGCAAAACCGATCCTGTGCAGATACTGTCTTCCATTCAGTCCGAGCACCCGCAGACGATTGCGCTGATTCTCGTTTATCTGCCTCCGGAGGAATCCGCTCAGGTCATGGCCGGGCTTCCGCCCGAAATTCAAATCGACGTCGCGAAGCGGATCGCAATGATGGATCGAACCAGCCCGGAAATGGTGCGGGAAGTCGAACGAGTGATCGAGCAGAAGCTTTCGACCGTTCTTTCAACCGAGTTCGCCAAGGTAGGCGGGCTGGAATCGCTTGTGCAGCTTCTTAATCGGGTGGATCGCGCAACCGAAAAAGCCATACTTGAGAACCTGGACGAAACCGACCCGGAGCTTGCCGAGGAAATAAAGAAGAAGATGTTCGTATTCGAAGACATCAAAATGCTCGACGACAGGGCGATCCAGCAGATTTTGCGCGAGGTTGAAACCAAGGACCTGTCGCTTGCATTGAAAAACGCGACCGACGAAGTAAAGGACAAGATTTTCAAGAACATGTCACAGCGTGCGGCCGCGACCCTTCAGGAGGAAATGGAGTACATGGGCCCGGTGAGGCTGCGTGATGTGGAGGACGCACAGCAGAGAATCGTCAACGTGGTGCGTCATCTTGAGGAAAGTGGTGCTATAATCGTGGTCCGCGGCGGCGAGGACCAGTTCGTCTAAACGGCAAGGGGTTGCCGGATTAGCATTCGCATCCGCAATTAGGTTTGGGGTAAAAACCGCGGGCGTCGGCCCGGCGGCTCTAGCGGAGATTCGATTGAAGCGCGGTTACTTCAAGGGGGATGCCGTGGTGGCGGGCGCGCCGAGAAGGCTTGCCTGCGGTACCGGCGTTCCTCCGTCAAACCATCCGCTGGACCAGCTTCTGGAAAAGGACGACGTATTGCGCCGCTACAGTGAAGAGGCGCTTCGAAACATCGTCGAGCGTTGCATCCAAAAGGCAGAAAGCCTTGTTTCCAATGCCCGCTCCGAGTCCGAGATGATAATCGCCGCGGCCAAGCGCACAGCGGACGAGATTGTCTCCCAAGCCAAGGCAGAGGCAGGCGCGATAAGGGCGAAAATGGCCGCGGAGGCCAAGACAATTGCGGAATCGGAGGCCGAGTCAGTTCGCGCATCAGTGCGCGACGAGATTGTTCATAAGTATATGGCCGGGCTTGCATCGTTGAATCGCGCTTCCGATGCGGTAGAGGAATTCAGGGACTCTCACTTGAAGCGCCTAGAATCGGTGCTTGCAAATGCAATCGGCTCTATATGCCGGTCGCTTCTTCAAAGGGAGCTTACTTGCGAGCCGTCGATCGTCGCCAAGCTTGTGAGTCACAGCCTTAGGTATTTCGATTCGGGAGCAAGGCTCGTTGTGAAAGTAAACCCATTGCAGTACGAAGTTATAACACGAGATCCCATGTTCGAGGGGGCGATCCGCGAACTCGGATTGGGAAGCGGACAGCTTGAGTTTGCGCCGGATTCATCCATCGGCTCCGGCGGCGTTATCGTGACCGACCGCCACGTGTGTGTCGACTTGACCTTCGATCGGATGATCGCGGAATATCTGGACGAAATCACTACCGAAATGAACCGGCTCGATAATTGCGCCGCCGGAGAGGATTCTGCGGAGAACAAATCATCATTTTTTGAGAGCGGGGCGTGAGCGGACTTGCGAAAGCCCTTAAGTCGATAAGTTTCGCCGCCGAACCGGTGGTTACGGGGCGGGTCACCGACGTCGGCCCGCTCATAATCCAGGCAAAAATGCCGCGCGTTTTTGTAGGCGAGCTTTGCCATATTCAAACCGACTATCCTCATTCGAACAGCATACCTTGCGAAGTGGTCGGCATCCGAGACGGCGCTTGCTTGCTTATGCCGTTTCCCAATATTGAAAGCTTGTCCGTGGGCTCTCGCGTCGTTCCCACAGGTCACAGATTTCGAGTGCTTTGCGGCGAAGGATTGCTGGGGCGAGTTTTGGGCGGAATGGGTCAGCCGATTGACGGCAAGGGTGCGCTTATTGATTGCAGCGAATGGCGCGATGTCGCTCAGGATCCGCCGCGGCCGCTGGAGCGTCCTTTGATTCGGGAAGTCGTTTACAGCGGCGTAAAAGTGATTGACAGCATGCTCACTTGGGGCAAGGGCCAGAGACTTGGTATTTTCAGCGGCAGCGGGGTCGGGAAAAGCACGCTATTCGGAATGATAGCCCGTAATTCAAGCGCTGATGTAAACGTCGTGGGATTAATCGGGGAACGGGGTCGAGAGGTGCGGGAGTTTATCGAAGGCTCGCTTGGCGAAGAAGGTTTGAAGCGAAGCATTGTCGTTTCGGTGACCAGCGACGAATCCCCGATTATGCGTGTCAAAGGCGCGCTTGTTGTGCATACCATCGCGGAATATTTCCGCGACAAGGGCAAGGACGTGCTGTTGCTTTTGGATTCGCTTACGCGCTATACGTACGCGCTAAGGGAAGTCGGACTATCCATGGGGGAGCCTCCGACCACCCGCGGATATACGCCTTCGGTTTACGCCAAAATCCCTCAATTGTGCGAGCGCTGCGGCAAAACGGACAAAGGAAGCATAACGGGGCTTTATACGGTGCTCGTTGAAGGCGACGATGTCAACGAGCCGGTGGGCGACATAGCCAAAAGCGTTTTGGACGGCCATATCACTTTGTCGCGGAAGCTTGCCGAGCGTAACCAGTATCCGCCCGTGGACGTGCTTTCCAGCATCAGCCGCGTGATGGTGGAAATCGTAAAGGCGGAGCAATTGGAGACTGCCGCCTGGGCGCGCGAAATTCTTTCGACGTACCGGGACTCGGAGGATTTGATAAACATCGGCGCGTATGTACGCGGCACCAATCCGAAAATAGACTTTGCCGTGGACAATATCGACAAGCTGATAGCGTTTTTCAAGCAAGGAATAGACGAGCGCCAAAACTACGATATGGCGTTGTCGGATTTCCTGGCGTTGAGGACTCCTCGCGCTTCGGCATAGTGAGCCAAATTCAGTAGCGCGTCGGGCCGGCATCCGCCTGCCGAAGGCTGTACGCGACCCAGGCCGCGGAGACGCGCCAGGCCGCGCCGCAATGAAAGCTGGTAAAATCACCGTTGCCGGCATTACGCTTAGGCTGCCAGCTATGCGCAAATTCGAGTTCAAGCTTTCCAAAGTTGAGCGCGTCAGGGAAATCGAGATGGATCTCTCGGCGCGGGAGCACGCGCTAAAGAAGCAGTTCCGGCTTGGGAAGGAACGCGAATTGGCCGACAGGCGGGAGGATCTTGACCGTATTTATCGTTCGGCCAGGTTCTTTGAGGGCGAAAGGCTGTCGATTACCGATCTCGAGAATCTGGATATGAACGCGCACTCGACACGGCGCAAAATAGGCTTGGCCAAAGTCGAATTAAGTGCCGCTGTTAAGATTGAAGAATCCGCCAGGCTGGATCTGCTTGAAAAAGTCAAGCGCAAAAAGGTTGTTGCCGTTTTCAGGGAAAGGAAGCATGCCGAGTATTTGAAGGAACAGGAGCGGGCGATTCAAAAAGAGCTGGATGATTCTGCGTTGCAAAAGTATGCCCGCAAAGGAGCTGAAAATCGGAATGAGATGTGAAAACCGCCGGGCGAGTAGGCCTATCCTTGGCATGATTGTAATAGTTTGCCTGTTGATAGCCGCTCAAACCGCTTTTTCCCAAGGGCCGCTGGGGCCGATGCCCCCCGAAAGCATCGAGGATCTTCAAAAGATCGAGCCGGGAGACAAGGGGCCGATACCCAACGACGAGTTTCGGGCGCTCGCGCAGGCGCAGATAACAGCGATAGCCTATATGTGCGATCTATACCATCTTGACAAAGGAACGTACCCAGTCGATCTTTACGCGCTTCAGGCAAGCCCGTATTGGCTTGCCGACATGAACAACTTGTTGACGGGACAGCCCTTGGATCAAGTGGCTTATACACCGGGGCCGAGCGATTTCATTCCTGATCAATACGCGAAGTTCATGGCCGAACAATTAAAATCAGAAGGTCCGCCGGTTGGGGGGGAATTGGGCAATCCCGAACAGGGCGAGCAGCCATCCGGCGCTGAAGGCGAGGGCGGGGAATCATCCCAACAAAATTCACCGC contains:
- the fliF gene encoding flagellar M-ring protein FliF; the encoded protein is MVDRIAALFNKLNAPTKLFITAAFILLVSLFVVMIALWQPASYSPLYTDLSPGDAARIIDELRADRVNYRLSEDGKTIFVQAERVAEQRVELAGKGLPATGVVGFEVFDKNKMGITEAGQRVDYQRAIEGELTRTIMGFPEVTSARVHLVMPQPDSFLEEPEPASASVVIHTQTGTRLRDSQVKGIVHLVSHAVENLTDDNITVTDGEGNLLYGAESTLGFSDEQLAYKRKVERDLELKAIKVLEKSYGQGTVEAAATVEIDFSKSSKQSETYTPSAGDKGLVKTERMSETTKDSSSGEEGGVPGTTSNIPGYVGVVGGTGSTSEKETSSTIDRTYDNNREVVSTELPGGTIVGRSISIVITDPEFSEQKRSEAELLVASAIGARITEGDKIVVTGKPPAPVTPVQAEVVGRAVGRQKLDDYIRYGLAALIVIISLLVLRGMVNSFSPNIKMAFEAMDIAEEVPRLDLAITSAEEERADVDVYGVRRIKEIPRTKQQQMKDEIILQVRDDPTEVVKIIRNWLLED
- the fliG gene encoding flagellar motor switch protein FliG; the protein is MVAVKDLTGKQKIAILLITLGEEAASTILNSLSQEEVEDITLELASMKSVPPELQDPVLEEFYEMLLAQSYISQGGVGYAKGVLDRALGSDRANEILTKLSGIIRSTPFDFLRKTDPVQILSSIQSEHPQTIALILVYLPPEESAQVMAGLPPEIQIDVAKRIAMMDRTSPEMVREVERVIEQKLSTVLSTEFAKVGGLESLVQLLNRVDRATEKAILENLDETDPELAEEIKKKMFVFEDIKMLDDRAIQQILREVETKDLSLALKNATDEVKDKIFKNMSQRAAATLQEEMEYMGPVRLRDVEDAQQRIVNVVRHLEESGAIIVVRGGEDQFV
- a CDS encoding FliI/YscN family ATPase, which gives rise to MSGLAKALKSISFAAEPVVTGRVTDVGPLIIQAKMPRVFVGELCHIQTDYPHSNSIPCEVVGIRDGACLLMPFPNIESLSVGSRVVPTGHRFRVLCGEGLLGRVLGGMGQPIDGKGALIDCSEWRDVAQDPPRPLERPLIREVVYSGVKVIDSMLTWGKGQRLGIFSGSGVGKSTLFGMIARNSSADVNVVGLIGERGREVREFIEGSLGEEGLKRSIVVSVTSDESPIMRVKGALVVHTIAEYFRDKGKDVLLLLDSLTRYTYALREVGLSMGEPPTTRGYTPSVYAKIPQLCERCGKTDKGSITGLYTVLVEGDDVNEPVGDIAKSVLDGHITLSRKLAERNQYPPVDVLSSISRVMVEIVKAEQLETAAWAREILSTYRDSEDLINIGAYVRGTNPKIDFAVDNIDKLIAFFKQGIDERQNYDMALSDFLALRTPRASA